Genomic window (Oryza sativa Japonica Group chromosome 3, ASM3414082v1):
CGGCCATCACCATTGCCCTTCAGCAGCTTAAAGGCTTCCTTGGAATTGCAAACTTCACCAAGAAGACTGACATCATCTCGGTCATGAAATCAGTCTGGGGAAATGTTCACCATGGGGTAGGACAAAATAATATCATTCCTTTAAGAACTTATTGCTTCTTCATCATTCTTTGATGGAAACCAGTATTGGGTACAACTGATGCTAGCTTGGTTGCTGCTGCAGTGGAACTGGCAGACGATATTGATCGGAGCATCCTTCCTGGCATTCCTCCTGGTTGCAAAATACATTGTAAGATAAACTATACTAAATGTTCAGATTTTGATCTTGGATATCCTTGTTAGGGAAAACGTTTACTGGTTCTCATAATCACAGTTTCATTTGGGCATTTCAGGCAAAGAAGAATAAGAAACTCTTTTGGGTGGCTGCAATTGCACCACTCACTTCGGTGATCATATCCACCCTTTTTGTCTATATCACTCGAGCAGACAAGCATGGTGTCGTGATTGTAAGTCAATCTTGACAGCTCGTAACCCTTTCCATtaggaaaagaaacaaaattatGAAACAAATCAAAGCTAATATGAAGTATGTTACTGATTAATTGCAGGTCAAGTACATAAAGAAAGGCATCAATCCACCTTCAGCTAGTCTCATATACTTCAGTGGCCCAAACCTGATGAAAGGATTCAGAATAGGAGTAATAGCTGGCATGATAGGCCTAACAGTAATGCAAACTTCACCATCTTAAAGATTAAAAATTTGTTGCATGGAAAGGTACTATTCACAAGACAGTGCAGTGTTCACTGATCAATTGCTGCTAACTTTATCAGGAAGCAATTGCAATAGGAAGAACATTCGCTGGCCTGAAGGACTACAAGATTGATGGAAACAAGGAAATGGTTGCTCTAGGAACAATGAACATTGTTGGTTCAATGACTTCTTGCTACGTAGCTACAGGTAACCGTTAAttcagccaaaaaaaattaGACCAAGTAATTCAGCCAAAATAACTTATAGCCCATACATATATACCATTCTCGtgacccttttttttcccttatgtACAGGTTCTTTCTCGCGGTCAGCAGTCAATTACATGGCTGGCTGCCAAACAGCGGTATCCAATATTGTTATGTCAATTGTAGTACTGCTCACACTGGAGCTGATTACTCCATTGTTCAAGTATACGCCCAATGCCATCCTTTCTTCCATCATCATATCAGCAGTGCTTGGCTTAGTCGACTACCACACAGCATACCTTATCTGGAAGGTTGATAAACTTGACTTTCTGGCATGCTTAGGAGCATTCTTTGGCGTCATATTTTCATCAGTGGAGTATGGTCTGCTAATTGCGGTGCGGTTTGCAATCAACTCTGTCCTATACTTACAATTAAGCTCCTTGTAACAGTAAACATAAGGGCTGATggtacttgaatttgttttgGAACAGGTTGCGATCTCACTCGCTAAAATTCTTCTACAAGTTACACGACCCAGAACAGTTTTGCTTGGTAACCTTCCAAGAACAACATTATATAGGAATATCGACCAGTATCCAGAAGCTACCTTGGTACCAGGAGTGGTAATAGTTAGGGTGGACTCAGCTATCTACTTCACAAACTCGAACTATGTTAAAGACAGGTATAAGTTCAAAACTGGTGGGTTTTTTTCTCAGTTGCTAGTATGACTGCAGTGctatttaatactccctccatttttattTAAATGATGTTGGTTAGTCCAATTTGAACTAAACaacatcaaataaaaaaacagaggtagtattatAAAATTCTCAGGACGGTTTATCTCCAGTTAGTTTTATTTGATAGAGCTTGTCCAGGAAATATGAGATTAACCATGCTTTTTAGGTACGCATCAATAATCTGAGTTGACATTTGCAAGTAGAGAAAAGAAGAGTTGGAAATAAACTGAGCAAATACTGTTCAGTTTCTGCTCTGACTCACTTTATTTTATTACGAGATGTTCATGAATAAACTACATCGATTTGTTATTAACATTCATGTTCATCCTTTCCTACTGATTACTATTCTTTGGGTGGGACTTTAAATCTGCTACTGAATTCAGAAATCAACTCTACCTAAAAAACGTAAGACTACATGTGCAAGTGCCTTGTGCATTTCGCATTATTCAATGTTTCATATTATCTGATTTCAGAATCCTGAGGTGGCTGAGGGACGAGGAAGAACGTCAGCAGGAACAGAAGCTACAGAAAACTGAGTTTCTGATTGTTGAGCTATCTCGTAAGGGCATAGTGTATTTATTTCTGCAAATAATAGTTGAGATCACTACTGATATGGAGTTATTGGCTAACAAACTGATCTAATTCTTCAACAGCGGTAATTGACATTGATACAAGTGGAATCCATGCCTTGGAGGATCTATTTAGAGCACTTGAAAAGCGCAAAATCCAGGTAAAACACCAAAACTAGTGTCAACCAGTGTAAAGATTTTACAGCCATTAGCACTGATCCTTGTACAGTAATACTGttcatataagaaatccttAGTTAAGGTAGTAATATTAAAATCCACGTGCTTGACTTACAGCTGATTCTAGCCAATCCGGGGCCAGCTGTGATCCTGAAGCTCCGATCAGCGAAATTCACGGATCTCATCGGTGAAGACAAGATATTCCTGACTGTCGGGGACGCAGTGAAGAAATTTGCTCCTAAGGCAGTGGAGAATGTCTGAAGAAACAGGCATAGTACAGAGAAGTTATTTTCATTCTTTTGCAAGCTCCATGTTTGCAGGTGTGATTTATAGAGCAGAGCAGCACAGGAAGTGCATAACATAGTTTTTCAAAAAGGTAAAATAAAGGTGGTGTGCCGGAGTTGGAGCGCATCAGGTTTGCAAGATATGGTTGGAGAAAAAAGCAGATGGTGCCCGTTGCATATCTACTTCAGTGGCTGTGAATTGTGATTAGTATGTTGGCAAGCACTTTGGGTGAAAGTTTGATGGATAAGATAAGAAAAGATAGTCATTTGCTTAAGCTGTCAGTGTGTATCTCCATCTGGTTGTAATTACCCCCTTTCTTTCTACTTGATCAAGCGTACAAATTACAATGAGGTTTTACTTTTTGACGACCAATGTTGTCTATAGCGTCCATCCAATATACATgctttcagaattttttttctctttccccTTACGAATCTTGTGCTGCAAATCTGCAATGCGTGTGGGCAATCACTCCCAAATAGTCGACAAGCACAATTGTATAGTACAGTATAGCATAATAATAATCCCTAATAATTAATATAGCGATGTTCTTTGCACTACCAGTTCATTAGTCAATGGGCGATGAAGCATAGGGATTAGGGACACGTACGCTCGCTTTGCCCGGCCGGATTTGGATTAGCCGAGCGGCtaaccgccggccgccgcgacggAGCGAAGGTCCCGCCGCCATGCCGCAGCCAAGTAAGTAGCAGCACTCCAGCGGCGCTTTCTCGCCCGCCGACGTGCGCCGTACCGCCGGTAGCGGCGCCCGCCCCCACCCGCCGAGGCGCCGGCCGCGCTcggcaccgcgccgccgccaccgccactgcttTGCTTGGGGTGGCGGCGCaccgtggacgacgacgacgatggcgcccGCGCCGCAGCACATCAACGGCGGCGGTTTGGTCAGGCTAGCGACGGGCCCAATCCTTCATGGGCCTCATTTCAAGATTTGGACCGGCCCACTCCTCTGCAACGTCCTCTACTCCTCAGGAGCCAGAATTGAGGCCCATCCTAACCAGGGCTCGCTAATTGCTATAggcgcccgcgcgcgccgggAATGAAAAACTACAATGATTAcccaaaatcaaattttattttttggactTAAtaacaaaaatcaagttttcactatatttgattttctttttcttaatacCCAAAATCATATAGTGTTTTTAGACTAAAAAATATCCGTGCATTacaacctactccctccgtcccataatataagggatttgggGTGGATGTCATCCACcccaaatcccttatattgtgggacggagggagtacccaTAATTATATAAGTCTATATGATTTAAGAAGTAAAGCATGGGTCGAGTATAAAACACTATATTCAACTAGTTTTCTTAACCAAGTACATTTTTCTGGTTTTTAAGAAGactgtttttcctttttctttttaataggGCTATGGTGGCGATGGGTGAGGATCATCAACCATAATATCACTACCATTATAGCACTTGATATGTATCACCTTTCTATTACCCCATACATTAGTATCTGTAATTGTAATATTATTATGGTGAAAGATGTGAATCGGTTGTGGTATGGGGAAGGAGTGGATGGATAGCTTGGGAGACTTCAATTGAGAGGAAGTGGATGGACGGCGCAGCTATTTAAACAGTACTTTCTTCGTCTTAAAATGTTGCTACCTAGGATGAGATTTGACCCATCCTAAAACAACAAATCTAGACAGTATTTGTTGTCCTAGATTGGTCAAATCCCATCCTAGataacaatattttgggatggaggtagtagaatAATAGATAGGCCTATCACTGCATCATACGGCCGTTACCTGCTCCTTAGAAACTTCAGAGAAGCAAATACCCCTTTTCTGTTCAAGTTCTCTGCTTACATAATTAATACTACTAGTAAATAGTAATGCCGATTATCAGCTGAGTCAATGACAGGAACCGGGTTTGCTCCATAAGTACTATAAATAAGACTAACCAGACTTGTTTAGTTATCTCTGAAAAATGAATTTCTTCAGTTTTCTGCAATGTCAACTGGGAAAAGAAACGTTGAAATGGGAAGGCAAAGAAATGGGGGGAAGGACGAAAGGGACAGATGAACTGCTGAGATTTCAGTGGAGATTTGATCCTGGATTTAAATGCAATATCCGATTAATCTAGACCTATCACCAACTGAGAAGCAGCTTGCATAACTCAGGAGCAGGCTGGAAGGAGTGAGAGCTAAACTGATATATCGCCTGGTAAAGAACTAAACAAATCATGCATTGTGTGCAGAATAGCTCAATCCTATCAGAATACTACCAACAGGGCATAGACTTGACTTCAAGTTCCAGTTCCAGATCACACGGCTTTTCTTACATTTTatcatttaatttttagaatttttgcATTTAATTTTGATCATTGTTGATGGTTCTAGTTAGATTGCTTGCCTCTGAAAGTCACATATGGCAAAGTCATACTAATTGATATTATAATTCTCTTCCACCTTACTCCTTTTTATTCTCAAAGTGCGGATGTAATTCTGCCGCCTCTTCACGAATGTTCGCATTAAGATGCTGAGAGTTAACAAATGCAATTATTTTGAGGCCTCTCTAATTTTAAGTTTTACATATTGGTTGTTAAATGAATTTGACAAAAGAGTTATGTCTCTTTTttagggtgaatagctaatacgGTCATTGAAGTTTCGCTTTTGGCTCAGTAATTTAGTCCTCGATGTTTCATATCGTCTAAACAAATCCTCCAAATTAATTATTTAGgctaatatagtccttggactCACAAAAAATACCACGTGAGTATGCCAAGTCATCCTCGCATGCAGCGTATGAATGAAATGACAattctacccttatataccatatagAAATGAAAGAGAAGACACAAACAGAAAAAATAACAGGCCAGCCTAGGCCTAACATTGTTGCGGATGGGTGGCCGACAAAGGAATTTACACGATCAGTGCTTGGCTGCAGCAATCGTAAGTGACAATTCTAAAACGATCATACACGTGTGAAacatttatcttcttttttctttctttactatatggtatataagggtagaGTTGTCATTTCATTCATACCGCTGCATGCGATGATGACTTGTCATGCTCACGTGGCACTTTTTTtgtccaaggactatattaatcCAAATGATTAATTCGGAGGACTTGTTTGGACGATTTAAAACCTCAAAGGCTAAACTGGGCCCGAAGCGAAACTTTAGGaaccatattagctattcaccctcttttttaattaaaaagggGGGGGACCTTCATGTTTGGTGTATCAATCGTTGCATGTctttaaaaaggaaaatatgtAGACTATTGCCAAATAAGAAGATGTGAAATCCATTGTAAAAAAGATTATGTGCCTGTCACGTATCCCAAAACCATtcataagaaaaaaagaactctCTGAATGCAAATTGAACCAGTTCTAACATTGAAAATGAATAGGATTGAAGTTTAGGGTGAAAATTAAACTGTAATGAGAGTTGAGTTGAGGAAGCAAAGAACAATCTTTCTAAAAACAGAGCTTCTCATCACCATTtttcatatgcatgcatgtgtggctATCCTTTTTCTCTTTGTTGCATTAAAATATTGGAGGCATGGCGTGTACTccttctgtcaaaaaaaaaaaagcaacctaGATAAGTCTAGATTCGTTATCCTAGGTTACATCAAATCCTTGCctagtttgtctttttttttttatagagggaGTATGCCGCTGAAAGCTTTAAAAAACTATAGGCACGACAACACAAAAGTCAATTTTGCTAAAGTTTTAAGCTGCAACCGAGGTTTCTAAGTTCATAACTCAGTCTGTTCCGTCTGTTGTCTATGTCTTTAACTGTTGAAACGGCCAGCTTTCCTATCCAGAGTATCCTTTTTGGTTTCTGAAGACAAACTCCATGTAACGCATAGAAATTAATCATTTCATAAAATACATATACTTTAACcaaattattataaaactataaatttaagatgatacatcataaaactataaatttaagatgatatatatcataaaactacagatttaacaataaatttgtCACAGAACTATAATTTTAAGGCTAAATATCGTAAAagtataaatttaattaattatcacaaaactacaaattctGATGTTTAAATTCTTAGCATTAATGTTTTATTTGAGTTTAAACGTCCAAGTTTTGTGATCAAATTGGTGCTAAACTCATAGTTTTGTGAAAACTTTGttatt
Coding sequences:
- the LOC4331935 gene encoding sulfate transporter 1.2, translating into MPRAVSDGGEAIDADIASRTSSHSHMDGGHHHHHHGHKVEFPPKKKLIDEFTDAVKETFFADDPLRQYKDQPMSKKVLISLQNFFPVLDWGRHYTFRKFRGDLVSGLTIASLCIPQDIGYAKLAGLLPNYGLYSSFVPPLIYAMMGSSRDIAIGPVAVVSLLLGTLLQNEFDPKKNQEEYTRLAFTATFFAGVTQAALGFLRLGFIIEFLSHAAIVGFMAGAAITIALQQLKGFLGIANFTKKTDIISVMKSVWGNVHHGWNWQTILIGASFLAFLLVAKYIAKKNKKLFWVAAIAPLTSVIISTLFVYITRADKHGVVIVKYIKKGINPPSASLIYFSGPNLMKGFRIGVIAGMIGLTEAIAIGRTFAGLKDYKIDGNKEMVALGTMNIVGSMTSCYVATGSFSRSAVNYMAGCQTAVSNIVMSIVVLLTLELITPLFKYTPNAILSSIIISAVLGLVDYHTAYLIWKVDKLDFLACLGAFFGVIFSSVEYGLLIAVAISLAKILLQVTRPRTVLLGNLPRTTLYRNIDQYPEATLVPGVVIVRVDSAIYFTNSNYVKDRILRWLRDEEERQQEQKLQKTEFLIVELSPVIDIDTSGIHALEDLFRALEKRKIQLILANPGPAVILKLRSAKFTDLIGEDKIFLTVGDAVKKFAPKAVENV